A window of Stutzerimonas stutzeri genomic DNA:
CCGAAGAGCCAGCGCGGCTGATTTCGGACAGGCCTGCGGCCTGCAATCGCCGCGAGGGTGCGCCTCCCACGGGTCCGGCGTGCACCTGCTGCTTACGTGGGCGCGCGCCCATCTTTGATGCGATTCAATAATGAAAACCAACCTCGACGAAATGCTCGTCTTTGTCAGCGTGGTCGACAGTGGCTCGATCAGCGCTGCGGCCGTGCAGCTGGATCAGACGGCCTCCGGCGTCAGCCGGGCATTGAGTCGCCTGGAGGAGAAGCTGGCGGTGACGCTGTTGCGCCGTACCACACGACGCCTTGAGCTGACCGAGGAGGGCGAGGTGTTCCTGGCGCAGGCGCGGCGCATTCTGGCCAGCGTGGAGGAGGCCGAGGAGCAGATGGCGCTGCGCCGGCAGACACCGGCCGGGCGGTTGCGGATCAACACCGCCTCGCCGTTCATGCTGCATGTGATCGCGCCGCTGATCGGCGACTTCCGCGCGCGCTACCCGCAGATCGAGCTGGAGCTGTACAGCGACGATCGCATCATCGATCTGCTGGAGCGGCGTACCGATCTGGCCATCCGTATCGGCCCGCTGCCGGATTCCAGCCTGCATGCGCGACCGCTGTGCCACACCATGCGCCGGGTACTGGCGAGCCCGGCTTATCTGCAACGGCATGGCATGCCGCAGAGCGTCGAAGCGCTGGCCGGGCACAGCCTGATCGGCTTTACCGAGCCGGACCGGCTCAACGACTGGCCGCTGCGCCATGCGTTGGGCGAAAGCTGGCGGATCGTCCCGGCGCTGCGCGCATCCAGTGGCGATACGGTGCGCGAACTGGCACTGGCCGGCGAGGGGCTGGTATGCCTGTCCGATTTCATGACCGACAAGGACCGCGAGCGCGGCGATCTGGTAGAGGTGTTGGCGGGGCAGCGTGTCGATGTGCGGCAACCGATCAATGCGGTGTACTACCGCAATACGGCGCTGGCCTCGCGCATCGCCTGCTTTCTGGATTATCTGAGTGAGCGCCTTGGGATGGGCGCGTCGCGCGACTGAGTGCGGCGATTGATGTCTGGGCAACCACGGCTGTCGTGCCGGCGAGAAGCAAAACGGCCCTGCCCATCGGTTCTCCGATGAGCAGGGCCGCATGCTTCTGTTTCGCGAGGAGCGTCGTTTACTGCCCGAGCAAACCTGCGTTTTGCGCCGAGCCAAAGGCGAAGCCCATGAACTCCGGCACGCTCATTTCGCGGCCGTTGAAGGTCACTTTGTCATTGGCGTAGTGCAGCGAACTGACCAGGCGCTCGCCTTCCAGACGGGACCAGCCGGCGTTGAGTGCCATGCCGCTGAAGAGGTCGGTGGCGGCGTCCGTTTCCTGCTGCAAGGCCACCGGGTCGAGCTGGCCGCCGCGCTGGTTGTTCTGCGCGATCAGACCGGCAATGTCACGCACCAGGTTCTTGTCGATGCCGGCTTCGGCTTTGAGCGAGGCGAGCATGCTGGTGATCATCGCGTCGGGCGTGAAGGCTTCTGCGCTCGGCGATTGCAGGTCGAG
This region includes:
- a CDS encoding LysR substrate-binding domain-containing protein, whose product is MKTNLDEMLVFVSVVDSGSISAAAVQLDQTASGVSRALSRLEEKLAVTLLRRTTRRLELTEEGEVFLAQARRILASVEEAEEQMALRRQTPAGRLRINTASPFMLHVIAPLIGDFRARYPQIELELYSDDRIIDLLERRTDLAIRIGPLPDSSLHARPLCHTMRRVLASPAYLQRHGMPQSVEALAGHSLIGFTEPDRLNDWPLRHALGESWRIVPALRASSGDTVRELALAGEGLVCLSDFMTDKDRERGDLVEVLAGQRVDVRQPINAVYYRNTALASRIACFLDYLSERLGMGASRD